A genomic stretch from Myxococcales bacterium includes:
- a CDS encoding peptidyl-prolyl cis-trans isomerase has protein sequence MRVTETDARAAYTRWLRDFGGDVVIEPRILALRIQQGATAQDIQVRETFAQDLAMRARKGEDFCKLVAQYSDDTQTKTTCGSRGPQPMQALFPPLQELVKKLGAGETGEPLRFGNEAILIVQVRDAAHVPKFEEVKDAMLERAFSEAMERQRKAWLQELRRGLYIDVRL, from the coding sequence GTGCGCGTCACCGAGACCGACGCCCGCGCGGCCTACACTCGGTGGCTCCGCGACTTCGGCGGCGACGTGGTCATCGAGCCGCGCATCCTCGCGCTCCGCATCCAGCAGGGCGCCACCGCCCAAGACATCCAGGTGCGCGAGACCTTCGCGCAGGACCTCGCCATGCGCGCGCGCAAGGGCGAAGACTTCTGCAAGCTCGTCGCCCAGTACTCCGACGACACGCAGACCAAGACCACCTGCGGCTCGCGCGGTCCCCAGCCCATGCAGGCGCTCTTCCCGCCGCTCCAGGAGCTCGTGAAGAAGCTCGGCGCCGGCGAGACCGGCGAGCCGCTCCGCTTCGGCAACGAGGCGATCCTCATCGTGCAGGTCCGCGACGCGGCGCACGTCCCCAAGTTCGAAGAGGTGAAGGACGCGATGCTCGAGCGCGCGTTCAGCGAGGCGATGGAGCGCCAGCGGAAGGCCTGGCTCCAAGAGCTGCGCCGCGGCCTCTACATCGACGTGCGCCTGTAG
- a CDS encoding sterol desaturase family protein, with protein MPGPAAEYLMIYGGLAVLGPVFGLLERRAQAPPRPAREVRLDLVYWLLTPLFTGVLARLLVFGVLAVIVFAWGLEREPYALFDRIQAAMPFARLPLFAQAPLALVVLELFAYGSHRLRHTRGLWTLHAIHHAPSELRALSAARLHPLDEILDTLLSQLPVVLLGFSFEVFEVLGPLILLHTLLLHAAVPWSFGPLGYVLASPRFHRRHHARDEPPANFGGVLSVFDVVFGTFALPATPPTVFGVPEGDVPEGLGGQLVYPLRRALQAARGAGSSTS; from the coding sequence ATGCCCGGGCCGGCGGCCGAGTACCTCATGATCTACGGCGGCCTCGCTGTGCTGGGGCCGGTCTTTGGCCTGCTCGAGCGCCGCGCGCAGGCCCCGCCGCGCCCCGCGCGCGAGGTGCGGCTCGACCTCGTCTACTGGCTCCTCACGCCGCTCTTCACGGGGGTGCTCGCGCGCCTCCTCGTGTTCGGCGTGCTCGCCGTGATCGTCTTCGCGTGGGGCCTCGAGCGCGAGCCCTACGCGCTGTTCGACCGCATCCAGGCGGCCATGCCCTTCGCGCGCCTGCCGCTCTTCGCGCAGGCGCCGCTGGCGCTCGTGGTGCTCGAGCTCTTCGCCTATGGCAGCCACCGGCTGCGCCACACGCGCGGTCTGTGGACTCTACACGCGATCCACCACGCGCCCTCCGAGCTCCGCGCGCTCTCGGCGGCGCGCCTCCACCCGCTCGACGAGATCCTCGACACGCTGCTCTCGCAGCTCCCCGTCGTGCTGCTCGGCTTCTCCTTCGAGGTGTTCGAGGTGCTCGGGCCGCTCATCCTGCTCCACACGCTCTTGCTCCACGCCGCGGTGCCGTGGTCGTTCGGGCCGCTCGGGTACGTCCTCGCGTCGCCGCGCTTTCACCGCCGCCATCACGCGCGGGACGAGCCGCCCGCGAACTTCGGCGGGGTGCTCTCGGTGTTCGACGTCGTGTTCGGCACCTTCGCGCTCCCCGCGACGCCGCCGACCGTGTTCGGGGTGCCGGAGGGCGACGTGCCCGAGGGGCTCGGAGGACAGCTCGTGTACCCCCTCCGGCGCGCGCTGCAGGCCGCCCGGGGCGCGGGCTCGTCGACGTCGTGA
- a CDS encoding AtpZ/AtpI family protein, translating to MKWKAYGRYGSLGIELIVSMAVGYFIGKWLDERVGARGWLTGLFTLAGVYAGFRALFKAAKQMERDVEKEEKLERGQAPWKVPMPDGYEDDPPPPKAPAAPPADEP from the coding sequence ATGAAGTGGAAGGCCTACGGCCGCTACGGCTCCCTCGGGATCGAGCTCATCGTGTCGATGGCCGTGGGCTACTTCATCGGCAAGTGGCTGGACGAGCGCGTCGGCGCACGCGGGTGGCTGACGGGCCTGTTCACGCTGGCGGGCGTCTACGCCGGGTTCCGCGCGCTCTTCAAGGCGGCCAAGCAGATGGAGCGCGACGTCGAGAAGGAAGAGAAGCTCGAGCGCGGCCAGGCGCCGTGGAAGGTGCCCATGCCCGACGGCTACGAGGACGACCCCCCGCCGCCGAAGGCCCCCGCGGCACCGCCGGCGGACGAGCCGTGA
- a CDS encoding ATP synthase F0 subunit C — MSTSRKLGLMALSATATLLVPLAAFAQEGAHAGANANDVKMYAAAGAGFAIGLGVLGGAVGQGRAAAAALEGISRNPGAAARIQTPMILALALIESLVLLSFVIAFFLNGTASK; from the coding sequence ATGTCGACCTCCCGCAAGCTCGGTCTCATGGCGCTGAGCGCCACCGCAACCCTCCTCGTCCCGCTCGCTGCCTTCGCGCAGGAAGGCGCTCACGCCGGCGCGAACGCCAACGACGTGAAGATGTACGCGGCGGCCGGCGCGGGCTTCGCCATCGGTCTCGGAGTGCTCGGTGGCGCCGTCGGTCAGGGCCGCGCGGCCGCCGCCGCGCTCGAGGGCATCTCGCGCAACCCGGGCGCCGCCGCCCGCATCCAGACCCCGATGATCCTCGCGCTGGCGCTCATCGAGTCGCTCGTGCTCCTCAGCTTCGTCATCGCGTTCTTCCTCAACGGCACCGCCTCCAAGTGA
- the atpB gene encoding F0F1 ATP synthase subunit A — translation MPEHTSFLSYLVAMFPALGKNMENFGNTFVGHHPVGDHQAEPIAAVVLVVAILLGIAFAVRKQIADYDKSVIPDEKLSLRTLVEVVVTYFYTLMRDMMGPERAKRYFPIIGTSALFILVSNFLGMIPGFLPPTSSLNVTAACAIIIAVAFNYYGVKENGLGYFKHMMGPVLPLAILIFPLELLTMFVIRPVTLALRLMLNIAVDHLLASIMVAIFALFLPIPILILGTLVAGVQALVFCLLASIYITLATEHEDHGEGHGHADGHAKAEIGAKAHA, via the coding sequence ATGCCGGAGCACACGTCCTTTTTGAGCTACCTGGTCGCCATGTTCCCCGCCCTCGGGAAGAACATGGAGAACTTCGGCAACACGTTCGTGGGGCACCACCCCGTGGGCGATCATCAGGCCGAGCCCATCGCCGCGGTGGTGCTCGTCGTCGCCATCCTGCTGGGGATCGCGTTCGCGGTCCGCAAGCAGATCGCCGACTACGACAAGTCGGTCATCCCGGACGAGAAGCTCTCGCTGCGCACGCTGGTCGAGGTGGTCGTCACCTACTTCTACACGTTGATGCGCGACATGATGGGCCCCGAGCGGGCGAAGCGTTACTTCCCCATCATCGGCACGTCGGCCCTCTTCATCCTGGTGTCGAACTTCCTCGGCATGATCCCGGGCTTCCTGCCGCCCACCTCCAGCCTGAACGTCACCGCGGCCTGCGCGATCATCATCGCCGTCGCGTTCAACTACTACGGCGTGAAGGAGAACGGCCTCGGCTACTTCAAGCACATGATGGGGCCGGTGCTCCCGCTCGCGATCCTCATCTTCCCGCTCGAGCTGCTCACCATGTTCGTCATCCGCCCGGTGACGCTCGCGCTCCGCCTCATGCTCAACATCGCGGTCGACCACCTCCTGGCGTCGATCATGGTGGCCATCTTCGCGCTCTTCCTCCCCATTCCCATCCTCATCCTCGGCACGCTCGTCGCTGGCGTGCAGGCGCTCGTCTTCTGCCTCCTCGCGTCGATCTACATCACGCTGGCGACCGAGCACGAAGACCACGGCGAAGGCCACGGCCACGCGGACGGCCACGCCAAGGCGGAGATCGGCGCGAAGGCGCACGCCTAA
- a CDS encoding DUF4349 domain-containing protein, whose amino-acid sequence MHSAPLLPACRRLLASAAALLLLTSTAACGAQSKAPAAYAPAMPHGGAPAAAAGESASASVETSARSASPSPAPSPASPSAGTTHGGSPGRAAATPPAGPAAQANAKAASEARAPLVVYTGALSMLTDPDKIPETIDKVIDVAESHGGSLMGRRDDGVEIRVPSLHFRSALKELEGVASVTARSVSAEDVTEQVHDLEVRLSNLKATQRRLQEFLARAANVNDALTVERELERVAREIDTIEGKVTFLKTRASFSRITVALRERPKPSPIVKEPPPPPPPPPPKAATPNLPVPWLQGLGVDPLLALTKN is encoded by the coding sequence ATGCACTCCGCACCCCTCCTTCCCGCCTGCCGGCGCTTGCTCGCGTCGGCCGCCGCCCTCCTCCTCCTCACGAGCACCGCCGCCTGCGGCGCCCAGTCGAAGGCCCCCGCCGCGTACGCGCCGGCCATGCCGCACGGCGGGGCCCCTGCGGCCGCCGCGGGCGAGTCGGCCTCCGCGTCCGTCGAGACGAGCGCGCGGAGCGCGTCACCGTCGCCCGCGCCCTCGCCCGCGAGCCCGAGCGCCGGCACCACGCACGGCGGGAGCCCGGGCCGCGCCGCCGCCACGCCGCCCGCCGGGCCCGCCGCGCAGGCCAACGCGAAGGCCGCGAGCGAGGCGCGCGCCCCGCTCGTGGTCTACACCGGCGCGCTCTCGATGCTCACGGATCCCGACAAGATCCCGGAGACCATCGACAAGGTGATCGACGTCGCGGAGTCCCACGGCGGGAGCCTCATGGGGCGGCGCGACGACGGCGTCGAGATACGTGTACCTTCCCTTCACTTCCGGTCGGCCCTGAAGGAGCTCGAGGGGGTGGCGAGCGTCACCGCGCGCTCCGTGAGCGCCGAGGACGTCACCGAGCAGGTGCACGACCTCGAGGTGCGCCTCTCGAACCTGAAGGCGACGCAGCGGAGGCTCCAAGAGTTTCTCGCGCGGGCGGCGAACGTCAACGACGCCCTCACGGTCGAGCGCGAGCTCGAGCGGGTCGCGCGGGAGATCGACACCATCGAAGGCAAGGTCACCTTCTTGAAGACGCGGGCCTCCTTCTCGCGCATCACCGTGGCCCTGCGAGAGCGGCCGAAGCCCTCCCCCATCGTGAAGGAGCCTCCGCCGCCCCCGCCGCCGCCACCCCCGAAGGCCGCGACCCCCAACCTCCCCGTTCCGTGGCTCCAGGGCCTCGGCGTCGACCCCCTGCTCGCCCTCACCAAGAACTGA
- a CDS encoding radical SAM protein, with the protein MKPSDPATPPKPKRRLGLAPAAAPPPPRSALDLARDAARGRGEMTETAALERFGVVRPARALKTTVSLCPDCLTYAPALVYVKGGRALIRKECSVHGMRDAVLENDARYYFLSNKDRSGVVFAHDRVFDIPAFLGVGEGCCEGGACDGTDQTANKSCTVLVEVTDACNLACPVCYSDAKGDKKLPLAAFKAYLEALIVKKGGLDSVQLTGGEGLLHPEIWELLAFACEHPKIKKVYLPTNGLLVNRPGVPERLARYKAKLMVLLQFDGTSDRTDAALRDASPARARREVVDKLGELGVFMQLTMTLARRVNDDEVGELIDFAMRHDHVKVVALQPATYSGRYELAPDPTERLTLSDVVKAVVRQTQRARVQERDFVPIPCSHPNCGWITLFLRRAGLVHNVVKYVDLPKVIDSVAYKTLLSTDELRGAVDEGGGVRGAVTKLAKGLVRSQDMFTVAIKPFMDRHSYDQDRVDNCCHHLLDTKGEARSFCEYNALLRQSDPWDAFPSLASPVE; encoded by the coding sequence ATGAAGCCCTCTGATCCCGCTACGCCCCCCAAGCCCAAACGTCGCCTCGGGCTCGCGCCTGCGGCCGCGCCCCCACCCCCGCGCTCGGCCCTCGACCTCGCGCGAGACGCGGCGCGCGGGAGAGGGGAGATGACCGAGACCGCGGCCCTCGAGCGCTTCGGGGTCGTCCGGCCCGCGCGCGCGCTGAAGACCACGGTCAGCCTCTGTCCCGACTGCCTCACGTACGCCCCTGCGCTCGTCTACGTGAAGGGCGGCCGCGCGCTCATCCGGAAAGAGTGCAGTGTACACGGAATGCGCGACGCGGTCCTCGAGAACGACGCCCGCTACTACTTCCTCTCCAACAAAGATCGCTCGGGCGTGGTCTTCGCGCACGATCGCGTGTTCGACATCCCCGCCTTCCTCGGCGTGGGCGAGGGCTGCTGCGAGGGTGGGGCGTGCGACGGCACCGACCAGACCGCGAACAAGAGCTGCACGGTCCTCGTGGAGGTGACCGACGCCTGCAATCTCGCCTGCCCCGTCTGCTACAGCGACGCCAAAGGCGACAAGAAGCTCCCGCTCGCCGCGTTCAAGGCCTACCTCGAGGCGCTCATCGTCAAGAAGGGCGGGCTCGACTCGGTGCAGCTCACGGGCGGCGAGGGCCTGCTCCACCCCGAGATCTGGGAGCTGCTCGCGTTTGCGTGTGAACACCCGAAGATAAAGAAGGTTTATCTTCCGACCAACGGCCTCCTCGTGAACCGCCCGGGCGTACCCGAGCGCCTCGCCCGCTACAAGGCGAAGCTCATGGTGCTGCTCCAGTTCGACGGCACGAGCGACCGCACGGACGCGGCGCTCCGCGACGCCTCGCCCGCGCGCGCGCGCCGCGAGGTGGTCGACAAGCTCGGCGAGCTCGGCGTGTTCATGCAGCTCACCATGACCCTCGCGCGTCGCGTGAACGACGACGAGGTCGGCGAGCTCATCGACTTCGCCATGCGGCACGACCACGTGAAGGTCGTCGCCCTCCAGCCGGCCACGTACTCGGGGCGCTACGAGCTCGCGCCCGACCCGACCGAGCGGCTCACCTTGAGCGACGTGGTGAAGGCGGTGGTGCGCCAGACCCAGCGCGCGCGGGTGCAAGAGAGAGACTTCGTGCCCATTCCCTGCAGCCACCCCAACTGCGGCTGGATCACCCTGTTCCTGCGTCGCGCTGGCCTCGTCCACAACGTGGTGAAGTACGTCGACCTCCCGAAGGTGATCGACAGCGTCGCCTACAAGACCCTCCTCTCGACCGACGAGCTGCGCGGCGCGGTCGACGAAGGCGGCGGCGTGCGCGGCGCGGTCACGAAGCTCGCCAAAGGCCTCGTGCGCTCACAAGACATGTTCACCGTGGCCATCAAGCCGTTCATGGATCGGCACTCGTACGACCAAGACCGCGTCGACAACTGCTGCCACCACCTGCTCGACACGAAGGGCGAGGCGCGCTCGTTCTGCGAGTACAACGCGCTCCTGCGGCAGAGCGATCCGTGGGACGCGTTCCCCTCGCTCGCCTCGCCCGTCGAGTAG
- a CDS encoding prolipoprotein diacylglyceryl transferase: MHIDERRLQWVYTACVLLGLAVAVATPSAKRAIPPESRLKYAVLQVVTLVGAIVGAKVSFLVGDLDWPHAHVSLSDVVFSGRSITGGLLGGLVFAEVGKLALRYTELPNDAFAAKLPLSVAIGRAGCVFAGCCRGLPRDAGFTLTYSDGIARFPAQLWELGFQGVALAALVGLYRRGVLRGRLFALYITAYGAFRLVLEALRDTRRLDGGHSAYSAYQVFALALIACGVASFTWYSHVARRP, from the coding sequence GTGCACATCGACGAGCGTCGCCTCCAGTGGGTGTATACTGCATGCGTACTCCTCGGCCTCGCGGTCGCGGTCGCGACGCCCTCCGCGAAGCGCGCCATCCCGCCCGAGAGCCGGCTGAAGTACGCCGTGCTCCAGGTGGTCACGCTGGTGGGCGCCATCGTCGGAGCCAAGGTGTCGTTCCTCGTGGGCGATCTCGACTGGCCGCACGCGCACGTGTCGCTGAGCGATGTGGTCTTCTCCGGCCGCTCGATCACCGGCGGCCTGCTCGGCGGCCTCGTGTTCGCGGAGGTGGGAAAGCTCGCGCTGCGGTACACCGAGCTGCCGAACGACGCCTTCGCCGCGAAGCTCCCGCTCTCGGTGGCGATCGGGCGCGCGGGGTGCGTTTTCGCGGGATGCTGCCGGGGCCTGCCGCGCGACGCGGGCTTCACCCTGACCTACTCCGACGGGATCGCCCGCTTCCCCGCCCAGCTGTGGGAGCTCGGCTTTCAAGGGGTCGCCCTCGCCGCGCTCGTCGGCCTCTACCGGCGTGGGGTGCTCCGCGGCCGCCTGTTCGCGCTCTACATCACCGCCTACGGCGCATTTCGGCTCGTCCTCGAGGCCCTCCGCGACACGCGGCGCCTCGACGGCGGCCACTCGGCGTACTCGGCGTATCAAGTCTTCGCCCTCGCGCTCATCGCTTGCGGCGTCGCCTCGTTCACCTGGTACTCTCACGTGGCGCGCCGCCCATGA
- a CDS encoding acyl-CoA dehydrogenase, whose amino-acid sequence MLLEEEIAAGDAGAAFALAGPGALATCIAELASPSQRDTLLAPFVAEGGHERFGAVAFGEARALADRPGLATTATPTSAGYLLSGAKSYVRNADRAEVFVVFAQVDEAAGWDGLGAFIVRRDQDGLSLGPRETTLGLDAMSVGSVVLDCVAVAEEARLTGGESFSASLLRFLAKEALLVAARAVGLSREALGVTRDYVDTRHAFGKPIGHFQAVAFTVADRAMDVESARALVHRAAAAWDTGLPERECLLRTGYAVSFALEAVMRAGDSAVQLHGGAGFMRDYPVEKLMRDAKQLQLCVLTSSQADQLACASELGIPPSLGLVLPTAESQSTLI is encoded by the coding sequence GTGCTGCTCGAGGAGGAGATCGCCGCCGGCGACGCGGGGGCGGCGTTCGCGCTCGCGGGCCCGGGCGCGCTCGCGACCTGCATCGCCGAGCTCGCCTCCCCTTCCCAGCGCGACACCCTGCTCGCCCCGTTCGTCGCCGAGGGCGGGCACGAGCGCTTCGGCGCCGTGGCGTTCGGCGAGGCGCGCGCGCTGGCCGACCGCCCCGGTCTCGCCACCACGGCGACGCCCACGTCGGCCGGATACCTGCTGAGCGGCGCGAAGAGCTACGTTCGAAACGCCGATCGCGCGGAGGTGTTCGTGGTGTTCGCCCAGGTCGACGAGGCCGCCGGCTGGGACGGACTCGGCGCCTTCATCGTGCGGCGCGACCAAGATGGCCTGTCCCTCGGGCCGCGAGAGACCACCCTCGGGCTCGACGCGATGTCGGTGGGCTCGGTCGTGCTCGATTGCGTGGCGGTGGCCGAGGAGGCGCGCCTCACCGGCGGCGAGTCGTTCTCCGCGTCCCTGCTGCGCTTCTTGGCGAAGGAGGCGCTCCTCGTGGCGGCGCGGGCCGTGGGCCTCTCCCGCGAGGCGCTCGGCGTCACGCGCGACTACGTCGACACGAGGCACGCGTTCGGGAAGCCGATTGGCCATTTCCAGGCCGTCGCGTTCACCGTGGCCGACCGCGCGATGGACGTCGAGTCGGCGCGCGCGCTCGTGCACCGCGCGGCCGCGGCGTGGGACACGGGGCTTCCGGAGCGCGAGTGCCTCCTCCGCACCGGGTACGCCGTGTCGTTCGCGCTCGAGGCCGTCATGCGCGCGGGCGACTCGGCGGTGCAGCTCCACGGCGGCGCGGGCTTCATGCGTGACTACCCCGTCGAGAAGCTCATGCGCGACGCGAAGCAGCTTCAGCTCTGCGTGCTCACCTCCTCGCAGGCCGACCAGCTCGCGTGCGCCTCGGAGCTGGGCATTCCGCCCTCCCTCGGGCTCGTGCTCCCCACGGCCGAGAGCCAGTCCACGCTCATTTAG